From Populus trichocarpa isolate Nisqually-1 chromosome 19, P.trichocarpa_v4.1, whole genome shotgun sequence, a single genomic window includes:
- the LOC7458823 gene encoding uncharacterized protein LOC7458823, whose product MCPLRLILVFLSATLAGFFVIKNLKSRPFSASTDTGDDDNSTTTTDSNKNSPHPSDSSSSSRFSKVKSGVEMGFWTLVDMASGKYLWRQLGFSSKRES is encoded by the exons ATGTGCCCATTGAGGCTGATTCTGGTATTCCTCTCCGCCACTCTTGccggtttttttgttataaaaaaccTCAAGTCCCGCCCTTTCTCCGCCAGCACCGACACTGGAGATGATGACaattccaccaccaccaccgacAGCAACAAGAATTCTCCTCATCCAtctgattcttcttcttcttctcggTTCTCAAAG GTAAAGTCAGGGGTGGAAATGGGGTTTTGGACATTGGTGGATATGGCAAGTGGGAAATACTTGTGGAGGCAATTGGGTTTTTCCTCAAAACGTGAAAGTTGA
- the LOC7458822 gene encoding uncharacterized protein LOC7458822: MSAEASLRYKINKKLKLDVGKLKNSKERNQSYKGENVARRNLKSREKGGKDRCGGGEEGDHEIYGKGRFELVNSDRKRKRIYADQYGDRGTTNNRKVKNSKALSKRGQSQVIDDSVKRKSRTVSPLRSIWVSNKLKASRKVEDTSVQVSSVKRHTKVNEVDTLYDDRNCLLKKQTKSKFESGKQSAKAKEEDKLESGRNALLKKQKKSSYDSSKRLDHSQSKSAKVSPSVSIKKSVQNKKSPADSEIADEQPHKRKRIRLDPYDTSNKRLDDGIISDESTKERKKELEKDAGMSMNAQFRAIQPSPSILSFVEDNFLGRRRSIELKRAGYNTDLSAPLDNIPFSTSSERERIEENIFRNKLTFFAAAKVSSSFPPPGLPEIAFAGRSNVGKSSLLNSLTRQWGVARTSDKPGLTQTINFFELGNVCLVDLPGYGFAYAKEEVKDSWEELVKEYVSMRVNLKRVCLLIDTKWGMKPRDRELIDLMERYQTKYQVVMTKTDLVFPIDVARRAMQIEESLKANKSLVQPVMMVSSKSGAGIRSVRTVLSKIARFAKL, from the exons ATGTCTGCAGAAGCAAGTTTAAGGtataagattaataaaaaactaaaacttgaTGTTGGAAAATTGAAGAATTCTAAGGAAAGAAATCAGTCTTATAAGGGAGAGAATGTTGCGCGGAGGAATTTAAAATCgagagaaaaaggtggaaaagATCGCTGTGGTGGTGGAGAAGAGGGTGATCATGAGATTTATGGGAAGGGGAGGTTTGAACTTGTTAATTCTGATAGGAAAAGGAAGCGAATTTACGCAGACCAATACGGGGATCGGGGGACAACGAATAACAGAAAGGTGAAAAATAGCAAAGCTTTATCTAAGAGAGGGCAAAGTCAAGTGATAGATGATTCTGTTAAAAGGAAAAGTAGAACTGTTAGTCCTCTTCGCTCAATTTGGGTTTCTAATAAATTGAAGGCTTCTCGTAAAGTTGAGGATACTAGCGTACAAGTATCTAGTGTTAAGCGGCATACCAAGGTAAATGAGGTGGATACATTATATGATGATAGAAATTgtttgttgaaaaaacaaactaaaagcaAATTTGAGTCTGGTAAGCAGAGTGCCAAAGCGAAAGAGGAAGATAAATTGGAGAGTGGGAGGAATGCGTtgttgaagaaacaaaaaaaaagcagttATGACTCAAGTAAGCGCTTGGATCACAGTCAAAGCAAGTCTGCTAAAGTATCTCCTTCAGTTTCTATCAAGAAAAgtgttcaaaacaaaaaaagcccTGCTGATTCAGAGATTGCGGACGAGCAGCCACATAAGAGAAAGCGGATTAGATTAGATCCATATGATACCTCGAATAAGCGACTTGATGATGGAATAATTTCTGATG AAAGTAccaaagagaggaaaaaagaattgGAGAAAGATGCTGGAATGTCAATGAATGCACAATTCCGTGCAATTCAACCTAGTCCTTCCATTCTTTCCTTTGTAGAAGATAAT TTTCTAGGTCGTAGACGCTCGATTGAGCTGAAAAGAGCAGGCTACAACACTGATCTATCTGCACCATTAGATAACATCCCCTTCTCTACAAGTTCTGAGAGAGAACGAATAGAAGAAAAT ATTTTTAGGAATAAATTGACATTTTTTGCTGCTGCAAAGGTCTCATCTTCATTCCCTCCTCCTGGTCTTCCAGAGATTGCATTTGCAG GAAGGTCAAATGTCGGGAAGTCATCTCTACTCAATTCACTTACTAGACAATGGGGTGTTGCACGGACATCGGACAAACCTGGCCTCACTCAG ACAATTAATTTCTTTGAGCTGGGAAACGTTTGCTTGGTTGATTTGCCTGGATATGGCTTTGCTTATGCAAAAGAAGAAGTCAAGGATTCTTGGGAGGAATTG GTAAAGGAGTATGTTTCAATGAGAGTTAATCTAAAAAGAGTGTGCCTTCTTATTGACACGAAATGGGGTATGAAGCCAAGAGATCGTGAACTCATTGATTTGATGGAAAG ATACCAGACTAAATACCAGGTTGTAATGACCAAGACAGATCTGGTGTTTCCAATTGATGTGGCACGTCGTGCTATGCAAATTGAAGAG AGCCTCAAGGCAAACAAGTCTCTTGTTCAACCTGTG ATGATGGTGAGCTCAAAATCTGGAGCTGGTATTCGAAGCGTAAGGACAGTGCTTTCTAAGATTGCTCGTTTTGCGAAACTATAA
- the LOC7458821 gene encoding CBL-interacting serine/threonine-protein kinase 11, producing the protein MPEIEQVSENALFGKYDVGKLLGCGAFAKVYHARDVQTGKSVAIKIINKKKISSPSLIANIKREISIMRKLNHPYIVKLIEVLASKTKIYCVMEYVKGGELFTKIAKGRFSEDLSRKYFRQLISAVGYCHLRGVFHRDLKPENLLLDENGNLKVSDFGLSAVRDQTQLDGLLHTLCGTPAYVAPEILAKKGYDGAKIDVWSCGVILFVLAAGYLPFNDPNLMAMYKKIYKGEFRCPKWMSTDLKRFLSRLLDTNPETRITIDEILKDPWFKKGKHKEINFYDEEFNKDDGRKDEELASTSLNAFDIISFSSGLNLSGMFDDSYNVVDDGERFVSTESPEDLVKRVEEFAKEERLRVRRRKEWGLEMEGQDGNLMLSVEIRRLTDTLFVVEAKRNGGDAGCYKEIWKNKLKPVIFNGLISTNSVVNDD; encoded by the coding sequence ATGCCAGAGATCGAACAAGTTTCCGAAAATGCCTTATTTGGCAAGTATGACGTTGGAAAGCTTCTTGGATGTGGAGCCTTTGCGAAGGTCTACCATGCACGAGATGTTCAAACAGGAAAAAGTGTTGCTATAAAGATtatcaacaagaagaagatcTCTAGCCCTAGCTTGATTGCTAACATAAAGCGGGAGATCTCCATCATGCGAAAGCTAAACCATCCATATATTGTGAAACTCATCGAAGTCTTGGCTTCCAAGACGAAGATTTATTGCGTCATGGAGTATGTTAAAGGTGGAGAATTGTTTACTAAAATTGCTAAAGGAAGATTTAGCGAAGATCTTAGCAGGAAATACTTCCGACAGTTGATATCAGCGGTCGGTTATTGTCATCTTCGGGGGGTTTTTCACCGGGATTTGAAACCTGAAAACTTGCTTCTTGATGAAAATGGGAACCTGAAGGTTTCAGATTTTGGTCTGAGTGCTGTCAGAGATCAGACCCAACTTGATGGGCTTTTGCACACGCTTTGTGGAACTCCAGCTTATGTTGCCCCGGAGATTCTTGCAAAGAAAGGTTATGATGGTGCTAAGATTGATGTCTGGTCTTGTGGTGTTATTCTCTTTGTCTTAGCAGCTGGGTATTTGCCCTTCAATGATCCAAACCTGATGGCCATGTATAAAAAGATTTACAAAGGTGAATTCCGATGCCCTAAGTGGATGTCCACCGATTTGAAACGATTCTTGTCTCGGCTTCTTGATACGAATCCGGAGACAAGAATCACCATTGATGAGATCTTGAAGGATCCTTGGTTCAAGAAAGGGAAGCATAAGGAAATTAACTTCTACGACGAGGAGTTCAACAAGGATGATGGGAGAAAAGACGAGGAATTGGCTTCTACAAGCTTGAATGCCTTCGATATCATATCTTTCTCCTCCGGTTTGAACTTATCAGGGATGTTTGATGATTCATATAACGTGGTTGACGACGGAGAGAGATTTGTCTCGACCGAATCACCGGAGGATTTGGTGAAGAGAGTTGAGGAGTTTGCCAAGGAGGAGAGGTTGAGGGTGAGGAGAAGGAAAGAATGGGGGCTGGAGATGGAAGGGCAAGATGGTAATTTGATGCTGTCGGTCGAGATTCGCAGGTTGACTGATACTTTGTTTGTTGTGGAGGCTAAGAGGAATGGTGGTGATGCTGGATGTTACAAGGAGATTTGGAAGAATAAGCTTAAGCCTGTGATATTTAATGGCTTAATTAGTACTAATAGTGTTGTTAATGATGATTAA
- the LOC7498129 gene encoding EPIDERMAL PATTERNING FACTOR-like protein 6 — protein MECLKRKRSLIFNNKPSLFHYVSFTIFFFFLSFVALFSPFTSNTTCLGIRCPLSEKADHFYFQEFEKTRGYDEQMEVSSSMARRFLSGPGSSPPRCTSKCGNCTPCKPVHVAMPPGTPVTTEYYPEAWRCKCGNKLYMP, from the exons ATGGAATGCTTGAAGAGAAAACGATCACTCATCTTCAACAACAAgccctctctctttcattatgtctccttcaccatcttcttcttcttcttgtcattTGTTGCACTCTTCAGTCCCTTCACTTCCAATACTACATGTCTAG GCATAAGGTGCCCATTATCTGAAAAGGcagatcatttttattttcag GAGTTTGAGAAGACAAGAGGTTATGATGAACAAATGGAGGTTTCTTCGAGCATGGCAAGGAGGTTTTTGAGTGGGCCAGGGTCATCTCCACCGCGGTGCACGTCCAAGTGTGGCAATTGCACCCCATGCAAGCCGGTGCATGTGGCTATGCCGCCGGGGACTCCGGTTACTACTGAGTATTACCCAGAAGCATGGAGGTGCAAATGTGGGAACAAGCTGTACATGCCATGA
- the LOC18108658 gene encoding protein GRAVITROPIC IN THE LIGHT 1, which translates to MVSKFSKACKLRSIGVFSNDHRYQNNLIGNNDGTLMGEDSSDAAEETEFDDEKIHPQPVVVPSKSKMCGDRDIVELFNTVSALKLAYIQLQEAPIPYDPDKIVAADELVVVQLEALCKFKKAFKEKKFLKTKLNPSRFDCLRSEIDVIEKLLEKLMSQNRDKDAEIVRLQQELYDLDSGNMALVEKIREKSLERKNMRILNVSMFEHAFKRASKSIHDFARPIISLMQTSGWDLNLAAKPIENGVVYAKRSDKKYAFEAYITRRMFHGLSLKSYNVDDVLRFEDHVAFLE; encoded by the coding sequence ATGGTCTCCAAATTTTCGAAAGCTTGCAAATTGAGATCTATTGGTGTCTTCTCCAATGACCACCGGTATCAAAACAACCTCATTGGAAACAATGATGGCACGTTGATGGGTGAAGATAGTAGTGATGCTGCTGAGGAAACAGAATTTGATGATGAGAAAATCCATCCACAACCTGTTGTAGTTCCAAGCAAAAGCAAAATGTGTGGTGATAGGGATATTGTGGAGTTGTTTAACACAGTTTCTGCCTTGAAATTAGCTTATATTCAGCTTCAGGAAGCACCTATTCCCTATGATCCGGATAAGATTGTAGCTGCCGATGAACTTGTTGTGGTTCAGCTTGAAGCACTTTGTAAGTTCAAGAAGGCATTTAAGGagaagaaatttttaaaaaccaagcTTAATCCCTCTCGTTTTGATTGTCTACGATCAGAAATTGATGTTATTGAGAAGCTTTTAGAGAAATTGATGTCTCAAAATAGAGATAAAGATGCTGAGATTGTACGCCTGCAACAAGAACTCTACGATTTGGATTCAGGGAATATGGCATTGGTTGAGAAGATTAGAGAGAAAAGTTTGGAGAGAAAGAATATGAGGATTTTGAATGTTTCCATGTTTGAGCATGCCTTCAAAAGAGCTTCGAAGTCGATTCATGACTTTGCGAGGCCAATAATTAGCTTGATGCAAACTTCAGGTTGGGATTTAAACCTGGCAGCAAAGCCCATTGAAAATGGGGTTGTTTATGCTAAAAGGTCAGACAAGAAGTACGCATTTGAAGCCTACATTACACGAAGAATGTTTCATGGGCTATCACTTAAATCCTATAACGTGGATGACGTTTTGCGGTTCGAAGATCATGTTGCGTTTCTTGAATAG